DNA from Ziziphus jujuba cultivar Dongzao chromosome 2, ASM3175591v1:
taaaaaaaataaaaaaaggaagaatggGGAAACAGACTTGGGTCTCGAACAGAAGCTTTGACAGTGTATCCACGCTCCAATAAGAGCTTCACCACCCACGAAGCTATGTAACCAGAAGCTCCTGTTACACACACCACCTTTTGCTCTCCTTCACTCAtgactatctctctctctctctctctttctctctctctgctaGGTGTTGTACTTATAGGAAAGCAATGAAAGCCAGAAATGGGAAAAATGACCTACCAACCCAATGTACTAAGAAAAGTTGTACTACAGATCACCTACTAAATTTTTGGTacgaattttcctttttcatttcctttttgttatttctttttagaGAAAAATACCAATCAGTATTGGAGTAtcattgaataaaaaatctttaaaaacatATCAATGAATTGAAGTCTTATCAGTAGGCAACTTCCACGTGACAAAATGGCAAAAAAGGTTCCTATCTTTGCTGTTACACAGtccttttctaaatttgttACGTGGACTATCTGTCACTTCCAAGCTCAGGACCATTTGCCAAAGTTTGGTCAGTGTAAATGTCAAAAAGAGCAAGAGTAATTTTATATCCAGCTTCATAGAACATCTCCTTTACAAAATATGCTATAGAATCTCAAGTTCATGTTCCATAGGGATGAAAACTTGTAGATGATGAGGGTCTCCCACTGTTACTGACAAATTTAAAAGCAGCAAAATGATAAACAATATTTGACCCAAATGAAATAATTTGAAGGGAACAGGTTCAAAACTTCAAATTACCTAAGTGTtaacaaattatggaaaattgGGGTAACAAAACAAGATATGTTCTGTTTGTTGTCGTTTTCCATCATATCTTGTTcaaatacaataatatataacaCTAACAAAACCATTCGCCTTTAGGCTTTCAACGGTGTCCTTAAGACTCACTTCCCTAGGAACGAAATTCATACCCAAACTTTTTGCTTTCTCCCTGGATACTTCTGTAGATTGGTATGAAGGGCTTGTCATCTTGACACCTGAAAGTAatgaaaaatggtttttttttttttttttttttttttttttttttttttgggtacttcAGAGTTTATCACATATCAGCATATTTTGTTGGAAGTGCTAAAATAGATAGGCAATTTTGATCTCATATAGGAGGaaagaaatcaaatataaatcatGATGAAGCATGAAATCATTTGGCAACAAACAATTGGAAACCATCTTGATTGCTTGGTGATTGAAAAACCTGATAAAGCATGAAAGAATTGAAACTGAGTTTCTGTGTGTATTTTTGTGTCTCATTATCTTTCAATCTTTTAATGCTATTTTATCCCTTTTATACATGGAAAGTTATGCAAAGTTCTGAATAAACACCAGAGGCAACACGGTTAGACAGTAGATTAGTATACCTGGAGCCTCAGCATCGACAAAAACACACTGATGGAATTTAAAGCGACAATCTTTTTCTACGTGCCCAAATTTTCTAGAGACTTTGCACTGTGGTTTTCCTTTAAATCAACCGTCTTTTTCCAAAtgactttttttatttgcaaatatCACAAGTAGGATATGTGCTATTTCTAGAATTTTCTCGTGGTTTTCTCCAGCCATCTTTAATATTTTGAGAcctcctttttattttagattgaaAGGTGTTTTCCAAAGAATTTTCATTCTGCCTATTTAGTCTTTTCTCATATGCTTCTAGAGAGCCCATTAATTCTATTGCTGTTAAATTTTCATTATCCTTTGATTCTTCTATAGCAGTAATAATTGTATCATATTTTTCTGTgcaactaattaaaattttttctactACTTTCTTTTCAGAAATATTCTCCCTATAGGCTCTCATTTGATTAACTAGTTTTTTTATTCTTGAGTAGTAACCTTTAACGGTctcattatcttttatttttaaattttcaaaatctcttTTCAGAATCTGTAGTTTTAGGGCACGTACTTTAACGTTGCCTTGAAACTCCTCCTATAGCTTATCCCATGCCTCCTTTGCTATTGTAACTCCCATAATCCCTGGAAAAATTTCATCTGCCACCGCTTGTTGCAGAACAAACAAAGCATGGGAATCTTTTTGTTGATTCTCATCAAGAATGGTAATATCAGCAGGAATAGTGTAGTCCTCACACAATACCccataataatttttgaaatctaAAATAACTGGTCATTTTTATAGACCAAAAATCGTAGTTTTCACTGCTAAAGACTGGAACTAGAATTGTGCAGAAGGTGTTCTCGGCCATGGTGAGTGAAAATAACTACGCCCAGTTTATGATCtaaccaggctctgataccacttaaGATATTTATTGAAAGATATTGTGGGATACTCTCAgtggagaaaggaaaggaaaaaggatAAGATAGAGCTActttttaaaaatgcttttgcaaAATGCCGCATAAGCATGCTTTTTAATACTCGCAAATGAAAACTTCTTTTTCAGGTAGCTTCAAGGAAAGGTAGAATTCTTTCAAAATCTTCACAACCTCAATAAAGTGTGCAACAGTTCCAACTAAACAATATCTTCCATGGCAGAAGGAGCTTCGTATGCTTGAATATATGCATATGCAACATCTCGAActtcaacaaatatataaacgAAAATGGGGAATGTTTGAGCTCTTGCACCCAAAAGAACAAGAACATAGCAGAAATGGAAAATTAGGTTCCAGCAGCCAATGGTCTACAGTAGGAAGTCTGCTACATTATTTGCAGAAATGGAATTGATAGTAGAGCTAATATTATTAACCTGTATCATTGACTGAATGGCCTACAGAGGATGCCATGTGGAAGATGCCTTCACAGCCATCAATTAAAGCACCAAAAGCTCATTCGTCCAATAAATCAGCTTTAAACAAATGTAGTATTTCCTAAGCTCCAAACAGCAAAAGCAAGCGTTCTGTCTTATGTGGATCATCTGTGAGCATGACATTCATATACAGAATTAGAAGTTTCACTCAGATTCCATATGCAAATAAACCAGAACAATTTATTTCCATGTGCTTTCTTACTGTTTCAACGTACTGAACATTATATCATTTTGACAAGCTATCAAAAGCAAACACCTAACTCAATTCAAGCCTCACTTCCATCAAACCATCAAATTGGGACAAATTTCTAATGGCATTACGAAAACCTTCAAAAGGAGATAAACCCAGAACAAGGATTTAACTACAAAATCACAAGACCAAAATTTCGTGAAATTCAACAACCAGAACACATACATGCAAAATCTAGCTCTCCAGATTCTATAACCTggattttacctttttttctttcagtaaacaaaaatcaaaacattaaAAGCCATATAAAAAACCATTTAATATAAATCTGAACAAGGCAATTAAAAGAGGAAGGGGAAGAGTAGAAATCCAACTTAGTTCTCGAACAGAAGATTTGACAGTGTATCCACGTTGTTGTAAGAGCTTCACCACCCATGAAGCTTATGCAACCTGATGCTCCTGCTGCACACACCAACTTTTGCactgactctctctctctctctctctgagctTTGATCTGCTCTTGACTCTTTTATCGAAGTGTGTCCAAAATATCTTCTCCATATGTTGTTATAATGGGAAAGAAAAGTAATGATTATGTaattgattataaatttttagaatatacgATGCACTAAAAAATAGAGTTGTCCTATGGTTCTTCTACCAGTTAATTATTAGtacaaatttaaacttttaattttatttttgttaaatgttCTTATTAAATCGAAATTCCCATCCGTGTTGCAATACTTGAAAAAACATTATCAATGAATTGAAGTTTTTTTCAGTAGGAAAACTCCACGTGACAAAATGGGATAACATAAAACGTTCCTATTTGACGGTATACACTAGTCTTTTCTTGACAACTTGCTACATGGAACATTATTCATTCACTCCCAACCTGAGGACCATTTGTCAAAGTTTGGTCACTTTAAATGCTAAAAAGAGCAAGAAAAGCTTGCATATTCGAATGCGGAATGTAATTTCAAATATTGATGTACTTAGAATTTCCTAAAAAAGGCAGGAAGGCGGTTCAACGACAATCagattaaaaatgataattcaacACTGGTGGAGGAAAATTTTACTTGATATGAATTCAAACTTGGTACCTCCAAGATATATGGAAATTAGACAAAtatctatcttcttcttttccactctttttaatttctttataattttatttttggttttggaagATATTCAAAACTTCTAATGAATGGGGAAGAAAATCTAATGACCTTTGTATTCGACGCTGCTGTTTGTTAAttataatccaaaaataaaccctaaaaacataTCCAATAATAATACTATGTAAATGCTATGGTATAAACTTGCATACTAAAGCTCTTATTGGCATTGCTCCTAAGAAGCCAAAGGTAGCttttaaatcttaaaagttGTTTCTGGGAATTTTTGAATAGTTTACTAGAAGTGCTTTAGATTTCCATGAGAACTTTTAACGAAAGCCAATAAAAAATGGCTTCTTTACAAATCAttagaagcaaaaataaaagcaaaaactatGTCAAAGAAagctttaaattatttatgatgtTAAAGAAAGAGAAACCACACTCAAAAATCATCAAAAGGTTCCACTGAAGAGGCTAGTGAATATGcgcaataatattttaataagttgatttacaataatttttgtattcatTGAGTGCagcaaaccaaaagaaaaaagagtgttctgatttttattgttttccaaCATATCTTGTTCAATGACATCAATCTAAACATTAACAAAACCCTTCTCCTTTAAGCTTTcaacagtgtccttaagactcaCTTCCAAAGGAATGAAATTCACACCCAAACTTTTTGCTTTCTCTTTGGATACTTGGTAGATTGGCGATAGGGGTTTATCATCTTCACATCTGAAAGTAGTGagaaatataacttttttttttttcttgcttcagATCACATATCAGCAATTTTCATTGTTAGCACCAAAATAAATAGACTATTTTCATCTAACATGAGAGGAATGAAATCTAATAAACATTATGATGCATGAAACAGTTGGAAGCCATCTAGATGGCTTGGTGATTGTAAAACCGATAAATCAGGGAAAGCATTGAAACTGTGTTTCTTTGTGTGTATTTTTGTTACCATTTTCTCTATTCTAATGCAATTTATCCATTTGATACATGGAAAGTAATTCAAGTTCCGAATACAAAGCAGGGTAAACACAGTTTGACAGTATAATAGTATAGTTGGAGCCTTAGCATAGAAAAGTTAAACATATGCACAACGAAATAGACAAACATCATCTTAGAGGCATTTAACATATAAGGTAAAAGTTTAATGGCTCCCATATGTAAAAAGGAACCCCAATGCTTAACATGACCTGACATGAACTAATAAGCAGTATAAATCAAGCCTTATTGCCTTTGAAAAATGCAGCAGAGAAGCATGCTTTATAATATTTGCAAATGTAAACTTACTTTTCGGGAAGATTCAAGGAAGGGTAGAGttcttttaaaatcttcaaAGCCTCAATAAGATGTGCAACACGTTCAACTAAACAATATCTTCCATTGGCAGAAGGAACTTCAAATGCTTGAACATGTGAATAAGCAACATCTCTAACATCAACAAATCCATAAACTGTATTGGGGAATGTTTGACGTCCTTCGCCTAAaagaccaaaaaattaaaacggaaaagaaaaaaccagcgaaaatggaaaattaggtTCTATACTCAATAGTTTTGGGAAGAAACCtggttgttgctgttgttattattattattatttttgggttattaattGGCAATGCTCATAACTGCACTTTGGTTCTtaaactcttttctttttttattttagtttttgttaagCATTTTAGTTCTTAAACTTTTTATGGTGCACTTTGGCTTTCGATACTATTTTTAGCATACAATACACTTACTAGGACAAGAAAAACCAATCACATTACAATATTAGACAATCTCACAAGATATCTACAAGTTGCATTAAATACATTAAACAActcaaaattgcaaaaaaagtaaacaaaaatagTTGAAAGACCAAAGTGCACCAAAAATTGAAGTTTAAGGAACAaagcgccaaaaaaaaaaaaaaaaagaaaaaaaaacagttgATGAAAAAAAGTGCAACTATGGATATTGTTTAAGGACTAATAAAGCTAGTCGGAAATTAAGGCATTTGAGTTGACAAACATTGTCAACACCTAAAATTTCAGACAATCTTGAAAGGTCaaaatacctatatatatatatatatattagcatcaGCTGTACCAAGAAAAGTTGTTCTAGCTTGGCGTAAAATTCTGCCCCGCTCatgcaagaaaaattattagttGCAAGATGGTACCAGTTATAAGCTTCAGAATGGGCTCTACAGAGAGGTTCATAGTTGGCCGCAAGAGAGGACCAATCACAAGCCCTGGATGTAGTGTGACTAAGTCAATCCTATTTTCGTTTGCAAATTTCCAGGCAGCCTCTTCAGCTAAAGTTTTTGAAACTATATACCaaagctgaaaaagaaaaagagtatatAACACAGTGAACATATAGGAAAAAAGATGCAAAAGAAACTTTACTTTTCACTTACCATATCCTAGCTTATAgcaaaaagaactaaaaaagatttataatttttttcctatttttactAAAAAACATCATTAACtataaatttctaataaatggtatctaaaaatatatttattatgtaagATATCCCAGTGAAAGAGATTATAATAAAAACACTTTAACATGTAAGTATGCACCTTCTGCTGCTCACAGTATGCAACATCTGAAAACCATGTCTCATCAACTACCACATCAGGAGTAAGAGGTTTTCCATTGGCGGCAACTGAAGCAAAGGAAGATGTTACAACCACTCTCTTTATAGAAGCGACTTTCAGACATGATTTGAGAACGTTTAGTGTTCCCTTCACTGCAGGGTCAATTAGTTCTGCCtgataattaacaaaataatgcaTAAATCTACTATTACTAGGTGAacgaaaatccaaaaaaatatgtaaGGCATTGcagtttttgttttcaaatttcatgatggaattGATCTTAGAGCTAATATTGCTGACCTGTGGATCATTGACTGAAAGGAGTATAGGGGATACTGTATGGAAAACAACTTCACAGCCATCAACTAAAGCATCAAAAGCTCCTTCATCCAATAAATTAGCTTTAAACAAATGCAGTCTTTCCTTAGCTCCATCGAGCGAAAGCAAGTGTTCTGTCTTCTTTGGATCATCTATGACATATATACTCAGGATTTCACTTGGAATTCCATATGCAACAAAcatgaataatttatttccatgtgctttctttcaatttcaacaTACAGAACATATTACCCTTTAACCAGCTGCCAAAACCTACAAACTCTCTCAGATCTAGCCTCAGTTCCATCAAATTGGGATGAATTTCTAACACCATTAAGAAAACTTCAAAAGGAGAACTTTCTTTTGGAGGAGGGGGTTGCACCTATGTCCCTTAAACTTTGCACTGATTTTCAATTTGCCCCTGAGCTTTGTAAATGTCACCTATGTCCTTTAAACTATTAAGAACATTGCAACTATAGCCTGTAGTCATATGTATCGAGCATAAGTCTTCATGTCTGCAAAGTTTAGAGGGCATATGTGAAAAATGCAAAATTCATGGGGCAAGTTGAAAATTTATTCAAAGATTAAAAGCCATAGATGTAAACAAAccattgtttgtttgtttgtttgtttcttgtttttgtttttttgatttttctttctttttttttttccttctctgttTCTGACACccaaattaaagatttaattgcAAAACCACAAGATCAACATTTGCTGAAATTCAATAACCAGAAAACATACAACAACTTACTCTTCAGATTATATATTTCTGGgatttacctttttttgttgttatatgacaccaaaaaattgaagaccagaatatatattttttattcactgcACTACTCTTTATATAGAGCTAACctttaacagaaaaacaaaaatatttcctaAACACAAGGCATGACTAACAGCTTCCTAATTTCTAGCTATTAACAAGTAAAACAGCATAAcagcataaataataacaaatatcctAAAGACTTGGTCAGCTAACTGCATAACAAATATTCTaatgatattataataacaTACTTGGACAACAACTCCATATGCAGCTACCTAGGCACTGTTACAACAATTTCTCCTCCTTGCCTAATAGCTGCATAGACTTAGTTTGTTTCTCAGAACTTcgaatcttgcttttggaagagcCTTGGTAAGCACATCTGCAATTTGGTTCTCAGTCTTACAATAAACCAGTTTAACTTCACCAGCCTTCTATTCTTCTCTCAAATGATATAGCTTGATCTTGAAATGCTTTGTCCTTCCATGAAAAATAGGATCATTTGAAATTGCAATGGCAGCTTGGTTATCTACATAAATTTCTGTTGGCTCAGTTTGGTTCATGTGTAAATCTGCTAGTATTTTCctgatccaaattgcttgattcACTGTAGCGTTTGCTGCAACATACTCTGCCTCCGCTGTACTTTGAGCTATCACATCTTGCGTTTTTGAGCTCCATGAAAAAATTCCTAATCCAAAACTGAAACAAAAACCTGTTGTGCTTCTCATGTCATCTATAGAACCTGCCCAGTCACTATCAGAATAACCATGAAGCTTAAAAGAGTGACAGCtagaatatttaattccataattTGTTGTGCCCTTGATATATCTTACAATTCGTTTGGCAGCCTGAAAATGCATTTCACTAGcacaatgcataaatcttgagAGCAAACTTACTGCAAACATTATGTTTGGTCTGGTAGCTGTAAGATACATCAAGCAACCAATCAGACTCATGTATAAGCGTTCATCAACTTTTTCAGCTCCATCCTCTTTGCTAAATTTCTCCTTTTGATTCATGGGTGTGCTAGTGCTTTTGCAATCTTCCATATGGAATTTCTTGAGTATTTCCTTTGCATACTTCTTTTGGCTTATGAAGACTCCATGATGGTCTTGCTTCACCTCCATTCCTAGAAAATAGGACATTAAGCCAAGGTCTGTCATCTCAAATGCTTCAAGCATTTTGGCTTTAAATTCTTTCACCAGCATCTCATTGCTTCCTGTTACAAGaagatcatcaacataaataGAAACTATAATTAAGTTAGCATctgttttttttatgtataacgTAGCTTCACTTGGACTTCTAACAAAACCAAGGCTTTGAAGATATTCATTGATCCTGCTGTACCAGGCCCTAGGAGCCTGTTTAAGACCGTATAATGCCTTCTTCAATAAGTAGACCTTCTCCTCCTGTCCCTTGACTTGAAATCCTTCAGGCTGCTCTACATAAATTTCATCTTGAagataaccatttaaaaaagcAGATTTAACATCCAACTGGTAAATCTTCCATCCCTTTTGTGCAGCTAAAGCAAGTAACATTCTGATTGTATCCAAGCGTGCTACTGGAGCAAAGGTTTCTAAAAAATCTACTCCAAACACTTGACTATACCCTTTCACAACTAATCTGGCTTTGTGTTTATTTACAGAACCATCTGCATTAAATTTGGTTCTGTAAACCCACTTGACTCCAATGACCTTTCTATGTTGAGGTCtatccaccaactcccatgtGTCATTCTTCTCAATCATCTTAAGCTCTTTTTCCATTGCTTCGATCCACTTAACATCCTTTTCAGCTTCTTTAAACTCTATAGGCTCAAACACAGCAATATTACATCtttcataaatatcaaataataaccTTGTACCTCTAATTGGTTCATCATCTATGTTATCATCCATATTTTGGTGAATTTCAGACCGCTGCTCCTTTACTGACTCCTCCCAGTTCCATTGTCTATCTTCCATGAATGTGACATCTCTACTTACAAGAATTTTTCCACTTTGTGGTTGGA
Protein-coding regions in this window:
- the LOC132800458 gene encoding phenylacetaldehyde reductase-like → MSGEQKVVCVTGASDYIASWVVKLLLERGYTVKASVREPNDPKKTEHLLSLDGAKERLHLFKANLLDEGAFDALVDGCEVVFHTVSPILLSVNDPQAELIDPAVKGTLNVLKSCLKVASIKRVVVTSSFASVAANGKPLTPDVVVDETWFSDVAYCEQQKLWYIVSKTLAEEAAWKFANENRIDLVTLHPGLVIGPLLRPTMNLSVEPILKLITGEGRQTFPNTVYGFVDVRDVAYSHVQAFEVPSANGRYCLVERVAHLIEALKILKELYPSLNLPEKCEDDKPLSPIYQVSKEKAKSLGVNFIPLEVSLKDTVESLKEKGFVNV